One Peromyscus leucopus breed LL Stock chromosome 4, UCI_PerLeu_2.1, whole genome shotgun sequence genomic region harbors:
- the Spaca9 gene encoding sperm acrosome-associated protein 9 isoform X2, producing the protein MNEVKETLRSIEQKYKLFQQQQFTFIAALEHCRENAHDKIRPISSIGQVQSYMEHYCNNSTDRRILFMFLDICSELNKLCQHFEALHSGTPVTNNLLEKCKTLVSQSNDLSSLRAKYPHDVVNHLSCDEARNHYGGVVSLIPIVLDLMKEWIAHSEKLPRKVLQHGTT; encoded by the exons ATGAACGAGGTGAAAGAGACCCTCCGCAGCATCGAGCAGAAGTACAAGCTCTTCCAACAGCAACAGTTCACCTTCATCGCAGCGCTAGAGCACTGTCGGGAGAATGCTCATGACAAAATCCGGCCCATCTCCAGCATTGGACAG GTGCAGAGCTACATGGAACACTATTGCAACAACTCTACAGACCGGAGAATTCTGTTCATGTTCCTGGACATCTGCTCAGAGCTCAACAAGCTCTGCCAGCACTTTGAGGCCCTGCACTCCGGCACCCCCGTCACCAACAACCTTCTCGAGAAATGCAAAACTCTGGTTAGCCAAAGCAATGACCTGAGCAGCCTCAGAGCAAA GTACCCGCATGATGTAGTGAACCATCTCAGCTGTGATGAAGCCAGGAACCACTACGGAGGCGTGGTCAGTCTTATCCCTATAGTCCTGGACTTAATGAAAGAGTGGATTGCTCATTCTGAGAAGCTTCCTCGTAAAGTGCTGCAGCAT GGGACGACTTAG
- the Spaca9 gene encoding sperm acrosome-associated protein 9 isoform X1, with protein sequence MNEVKETLRSIEQKYKLFQQQQFTFIAALEHCRENAHDKIRPISSIGQVQSYMEHYCNNSTDRRILFMFLDICSELNKLCQHFEALHSGTPVTNNLLEKCKTLVSQSNDLSSLRAKYPHDVVNHLSCDEARNHYGGVVSLIPIVLDLMKEWIAHSEKLPRKVLQHVSEVLGSQGAAAATIIRPAQQWLGKHNYRQLAKESLKSRGKDKGSRIPPWRPPGGKL encoded by the exons ATGAACGAGGTGAAAGAGACCCTCCGCAGCATCGAGCAGAAGTACAAGCTCTTCCAACAGCAACAGTTCACCTTCATCGCAGCGCTAGAGCACTGTCGGGAGAATGCTCATGACAAAATCCGGCCCATCTCCAGCATTGGACAG GTGCAGAGCTACATGGAACACTATTGCAACAACTCTACAGACCGGAGAATTCTGTTCATGTTCCTGGACATCTGCTCAGAGCTCAACAAGCTCTGCCAGCACTTTGAGGCCCTGCACTCCGGCACCCCCGTCACCAACAACCTTCTCGAGAAATGCAAAACTCTGGTTAGCCAAAGCAATGACCTGAGCAGCCTCAGAGCAAA GTACCCGCATGATGTAGTGAACCATCTCAGCTGTGATGAAGCCAGGAACCACTACGGAGGCGTGGTCAGTCTTATCCCTATAGTCCTGGACTTAATGAAAGAGTGGATTGCTCATTCTGAGAAGCTTCCTCGTAAAGTGCTGCAGCATGTGAGTGAGGTCCTGGGTAGCCAGGGAGCCGCTGCAGCAACCATTATCAGACCTGCCCAGCAATGGTTAGGAAAACACAATTATAGACAGCTTGCAAAAGAGAGCCTCAAATCTAGGGGGAAAGACAAAGGCTCCCGGATCCCTCCCTGGAGACCACCCGGTGGGAAATTGTAA